Genomic segment of Xanthomonas sp. DAR 35659:
AAAGCAAGGATCCGAGCCTGTTCACCGTGCTGCTGGAGGACAGCGCCGCGCTGATCGGTCTGGTCATCGCCCTGCTCGGCCTGCTCGCCGCGCAATGGCTGCAGATGCCGGAACTGGACGGCGTGGCGTCGATCGGCATCGCCGCGGTGCTGGCCTGCTCGGCCTTCCTGCTGGCGCGCGAGACCAAGGGCCTGCTGATCGGCGAGCCGGCGGCGCGCGCCTTGAGCGAGGCGCTGCGTCGCATCGCCGCCGCCGATCCGGACGTGCGCGCGGTCAACGGCGTGCTCAGCGTGCAGATGGGCGCGGAGCAGGTGGTCGCCGCGCTCAGCGCCGAATTCGAGGACCAGCGCAGCACCGCGCAGATCGAGGCCTGCATCGAGCGCATCGAACGCGCCGCGCGCGCGCAACATCCACAACTGCAAGCGCTGTTCGTCAAACCGCAGACGCCCGCCGCCTGGCAGGCGCGGCGCAACGCGCTGCACGCGCCGCGGCGAGCCTGAATGCGAGCGCGGCGCGGCGACTTGCGATCCGCCGCCGCTTTTCGTTAGGGTAGCCGGGTAGCACCTCCCATCGCGCTGTGACTGTGCCGGCGTATCCCCCCTTCCTTCCTTGCATGAGGTTTCCCATGGAGATCGCCAACGGTCTTGTCGCCACCATCCATTACACCCTAACCGACGATGCCGGCGAGGTCATCGACCAGTCCGCGCCGGACAACCCGCTGAGCTACCTGCACGGCGCCGGCAACATCGTGCCCGGCCTGGAAAACGCGCTGACCGGCAAGCGTCCGGGCGAGCGCGTGCAGGTCGACGTGATTCCCGCCGAAGGCTACGGCCCGCGCCACGAGCAGTTGCAGCAGCAGGTGCCGCGCAGTTCGTTCCCGGATGCCGATGGACTCGCCGCCGGCATGCAGTTCCAGGCGCAGACCGACCAGGGCCCGCTGCTGGTCACGGTGGTCGAGGTCGGCCCCGAGCTGGTGACCATCGACGGCAACCATCCGCTGGCCGGCCAGGTGCTGCATTTCGCGGTGGAAGTGGCCGGCGTGCGCGAGGCCACCGAGCAGGAGAAGAACCAGGGCCACGCCGGCGCGGCGCTGTAGCCGCCGCGGCAACGCTGGAGAACACGGGGCCCGCGCCATGCGGGCCTCGTGCGTTTCGGGCGAGGTGCGCTGCGACGACGCGCGCCGCCGCAGCGCCTCGCGCGTGCCTGGTTTGCGGCAGCTTGCGCCGCGCAGCCGCTTGCCGCACAGTGCGCGGCCCCCTGCCCGGCCCCGCAGCGCCATGAGACTCGGCATCGATTTCGGCACCAGCAACTCCGCCGCCGCCGCGGCGATCGACGGCCGCGTGGTGCCGATCGACTTCGGCGACCAGCAGCAGTTCCGCACCACGGTGTATTTCCCCGAGGTGATGCGCGACCCGTCCGATTTCGAACTGACGCCGGCGCTGGAACGGCAGGTCGAGGACCTGATCGACGCCGGGCGGCGCGATGCGGCCGCCGCCGGACGCGAGCGCAGCCGCGAAGACCTGCGCCGCGACGCGATCCGCGTGGTGCGCCGGCAATGGATGGAAGCGCAGATGCGCGAGCCGCGCAGTTCCGCGGCGCTGCTGCAGAACGCGGTCTACGGCGACGCGGCGCTGGACGCGTATTTCCTGGAAGGCGAAGGCAGCCTGGTGCAGAGCCCGAAGTCGATGCTCGGCTACAACCTGCATCCGCGCGCCAAACAGACCATCACCGGCATCGCCACGCACATCCTCGAGCACATCCGCCTGACCGCCTCGCAGCAGCTCGGCGTGCAGGTGCGCAGCGCCCTGCTCGGGCGGCCGGTGCAGTTCCGCAGTTCGATCGGCGAGGCAGGCAACGCGCAAGCGCTGGAGATCCTGCACAGCGCCGCGCTCGCCGCCGGCTTCGACGATGTCGCATTCCTGGAAGAGCCCGCCGCCGCGGCGATGCACTATCACGCCAGCAGCCGCAAGCGCCACGACGCGGTGGTGGTGGACATCGGCGGCGGCACCACCGACATCGCCCATGCCAGCGTCGGCGGCGACGGCGCGCCCGACGTGCACCGCGCCTGGGGCATCGCCCGTGGCGGTACCGACATCGACCTGGCGCTGAGCCTGGCCAGCTACATGCCGCTGTTCGGCCGCGGCAGCACGCGCGTCCCGGCGCATCACTACGTCGAGGCGGCGATGGTGCAGGACACCACCCGCCAGCGCGATTTCCGCCAGCACCGCTACGACGCGGTGCCGGCCCCGTACGACGCCCGCCTGCGGGCGTTGCAGGACACCGGCAACACCGCGCGCCTGTACCGCGCGGTGGAACGCAGCAAGATCGGCCTCAGCGACAACGCGCAGCACGCGGAGACGCTGGACTACATCGAGGCCGGGCTGCACGTGCGGATCCGCGCCGACGAGCTGACCCAGGCCGCGCGCAGCTACCTGGAGGCGCTCGGCGAACTGCTCGCACAGGTCCGCGGCGACATCGGCCGCGATCCGGCGGCGGTGTTCCTGACCGGCGGCATGTCGCGCGCCGGCTACCTCCGGCAGGTGGTCGCCGCCGCCTTCCCGCAGGCGCGCCTGGTGCACGGCGATCCCTCGTTCGGCGTGGTCCAGGGCCTGGCGCTGGCGGCCGCGCAACGCTGAGCCAGGGCCGTTCGCACGCGGCCCTGCGCATCGCGCGCCGCCGCGGGGGCCCAACGATCGGGTAGCGACGGCCACCGGGAACGCGGCCCCAGCGCCATCGCGATGCCTCCCTGGCGCACTGCGCGATCGCTAGCGCAGGATTCGTTCATGCGCAAGAGGCGCGATTGGCGTAACATCCCGGCTCACGCTTCAGCGTCACGTTCCTACCCGCGTCTCGTCCGGCCGTTTCCGTCGCCCGACTCGCCCCTCTTCTCGCGCCAGCCTCCTTCCCGCCCGGGTCGGATCCACCGGGAGCGCCCGTGTCCGGCTACCGCTTCAGCTTCACATGTTCGCCCTGCGCGGCCAGGACGATCGCCTGCATTCGCCGCCCACGCTCCAGCACTCCGCGTCGACCGAGCTTCCGGACCGCGGCCGCAGGCGGCATGCTGCGCCTCGCGCGCGCCGGTGACGCCGCTTGAGCGCACGACCGGCAACGCCCTGCGCCAAGGCCGACACGACCGCCACCTGCGATCGCTGCGATGCGATCTGCTGCCGGCTGACCGTGCTGCTGATGCCCGAGGACCAGGTACCCGACCACTACACCGAGTACACCGCCAACGGCCTGCACGTGATGGCGCGCGACGAGGACGGCTGGTGCGTGGCCGTGGACAGCAGCCGCATGTGCTGCTCGATCTACGCACAGCGCCCGGCGGTGTGCCGCGCGTTCG
This window contains:
- a CDS encoding YkgJ family cysteine cluster protein; this translates as MSARPATPCAKADTTATCDRCDAICCRLTVLLMPEDQVPDHYTEYTANGLHVMARDEDGWCVAVDSSRMCCSIYAQRPAVCRAFAMDGPYCRDIRRIHHDQLARGIPLTMY
- a CDS encoding FKBP-type peptidyl-prolyl cis-trans isomerase; this encodes MEIANGLVATIHYTLTDDAGEVIDQSAPDNPLSYLHGAGNIVPGLENALTGKRPGERVQVDVIPAEGYGPRHEQLQQQVPRSSFPDADGLAAGMQFQAQTDQGPLLVTVVEVGPELVTIDGNHPLAGQVLHFAVEVAGVREATEQEKNQGHAGAAL
- a CDS encoding cation diffusion facilitator family transporter, whose translation is MSAASGSRLAIYAALAGNLAIAIAKFVAAALSGSSAMLSEGVHSLVDTVNELLLLYGLRRAARPADARHPFGYGRELYFWSFIVALLVLALGAGVSLYQGIAHLRHPQPATSHTLNYVVLGLSMLFEGGSWWVSLREFRARKGAMGYVQAFRESKDPSLFTVLLEDSAALIGLVIALLGLLAAQWLQMPELDGVASIGIAAVLACSAFLLARETKGLLIGEPAARALSEALRRIAAADPDVRAVNGVLSVQMGAEQVVAALSAEFEDQRSTAQIEACIERIERAARAQHPQLQALFVKPQTPAAWQARRNALHAPRRA
- a CDS encoding Hsp70 family protein, with the translated sequence MRLGIDFGTSNSAAAAAIDGRVVPIDFGDQQQFRTTVYFPEVMRDPSDFELTPALERQVEDLIDAGRRDAAAAGRERSREDLRRDAIRVVRRQWMEAQMREPRSSAALLQNAVYGDAALDAYFLEGEGSLVQSPKSMLGYNLHPRAKQTITGIATHILEHIRLTASQQLGVQVRSALLGRPVQFRSSIGEAGNAQALEILHSAALAAGFDDVAFLEEPAAAAMHYHASSRKRHDAVVVDIGGGTTDIAHASVGGDGAPDVHRAWGIARGGTDIDLALSLASYMPLFGRGSTRVPAHHYVEAAMVQDTTRQRDFRQHRYDAVPAPYDARLRALQDTGNTARLYRAVERSKIGLSDNAQHAETLDYIEAGLHVRIRADELTQAARSYLEALGELLAQVRGDIGRDPAAVFLTGGMSRAGYLRQVVAAAFPQARLVHGDPSFGVVQGLALAAAQR